The Halorussus gelatinilyticus genome contains the following window.
GTCAGCAGGTCGGTCGTCCCGACCGGTTCGCCGAGCGCCACCTCTCGCGACTCCGCGCCGAAGTTGAGGACGACGACGACCCGCGAGTCGCCGTCGTCGCGGGCGTAGGCGACGGTGGGGTCGGGAGTCCGGTCGTCCCGGCCACCGCCCGTCCGGTCGTCCGCCAGTCGGTCGGCATCTGCCGGTTGGTCGGCATCTACCGGTCGGTCACCGTCGCCCGGTCGGTCACCGTCCGCTCGGCGGACGAACTCCCGCTCGACGCGCTCCACGTCGCCGCGACGCAGAACCGACCGCTCGCTCCGCAGTTCGGAGAGGCGACGGTGGTGCGCGGTGAGGTCCGAATCCCCGTCGTACCACTTCATCTCCCCGCGCTGGTCCGCGACGCCGCGCTCCTGTCCGTAGTAGATCATCGGCGCGCCCGGCAGGGTGAACGTCGCGGCCGCGGCCGCCCGGAGCGCCGCCTCGTCGCACTCCTCGACGTAGCGCGTCTCGTCGTGGTTCTCGACGTACCGGAGCAGTAGCGACGACTCCGGGAACCCCTCGCGGTGGTTCGCCTCCAGCGCGTCGAATAGCACCTCGGCCGGGGCCTCGCCCCGTCCGACCTCCCGGAGCGCGCCGTAGAGCGCGGTGTCGTAGTGGGCGTCGAACTCGTTCTCGTGGAACTGCGGGTCGCGCGGGATGGTCTCGTCCAGCAGGAGGAACTCCGATTCCGCGTCTTTCAGGCGCTCGCGGACCTCCTTCCAGAACCCGTGGGGGACGCCCCACGCCACGTCGGCCCGGTAGCCGTCCACCAGCGGTGCCCACTCCTCGACCACGTCGAGCATCCACTCGCGGACCGCCAGCGAGTCGTAGTTCAGGTTCGGGATGCGGGTCCAGTTGAAGTAGTACCCCGGCGCGCCCTCGCCCGCCCAGTCCACGTCGTCGGTGTCGGTCGCGTCGCGGGCCGACTCGGCGGGGTCGGCGGGCACTCGCTCGTAGTGGTCGGCGTACTCGGGCACGCCCGCCGAGTGCATCTGGAACGCGGGGTGGTCCCGCGAGGTGTGATTGATGACGAGGTCGAAGACGACCCGGACGCCCGCCTCTCGGAGCGTCTCGACCAGCGACTCGAACTCCGCGCGGGTGCCGAGGTCGGCGGCGGTGTCGAAGTAGTCGGTGACGTGGTAGCCGTGGTCGGTCGGACCGCCCACGACGGGGGTGAGCCAGAGGCAGTCCACGTCGAGCGATTCGAGGTAGGGAACCCGCCGCTCTATCTCCTCGAAGGTCGTCTCGACGGTCTCGCCGGCGAACCGCCGGACGAATATCTGGTAGACGGTCGCCTCCTCGGCCCACTCGGGCGGGTCGTTGGGCCGCGAGACGGCGACGTTCCCCGAGTCCGCCTCGCTCTCGTCCGCGGATTCGCTCCCCTCCACGGATTCGTCCGCACCGGTCTCGACGACCAGCGTGTCGGCGACGCTGTGGCGCTCCGCGACGGCGACGGCGTGGATTCGCGCCCGGTCGGGGAGGGCCGCGACGGGCGCGCGGAGTTCGGGTCCCGATGTCTCGACGGCCGACTCCGAGAGGTCGTCGCGGTCGTCCAGCCAGAACTCCACCTCGGGGTCGCTCCCGGCGGGCGCGGCCTCCGCGCGCGCGGTCACGACGAGAGTGCCGTCCTCGACGCGCCCGTCGAGGTGGACTCGCGGCCGCCCGGCCCCCGGCACAGAGACGTCCACCGTGTGGGAATGTTCGAAGTCGTCGTTCACGACGCAGATGCCCTCGTGGTCACCCGGCGGGAGGGCGTACTCGGCGACGAACTCGTCGCCCTCTCGGACCATCCGGTCGCGCCCGAGCGTGTAGTCGTTGAACAGGCCGGTGAGCGAGACGGCCGTTATCTCCGCCTCGGGGACCGAGAGGTCCGAGACGGGGAGCGAGAATCGGGCCTCGCGTCGCGGGTCGGGGAACGCACGGACGGTCTGTCGGTGGGTGCCGTCGGGCGCGTGCAGTTCGAGTTCGTAGACGCCGGGTTCGTCGGGTTCGAGGTGGACGACCGCGCCGTCGCCGACGCCGGCCTCGCTGTCGGCGGGACGGTCGCGGACCCGCCACGAGAAGTCGGCGTCGGGGGTCGGTCGGCGCGGCGCGAGTTCGACGGACTCGCCCGCGTGGACGAATCTCGGCGGACCTGGTTCGTGCATACCCCCACGAGGCGTGCCGACGTACTTCACTATTGCGCAATTTGAAGATGTGTGAATAACAATTACACCAAAGGTTATTAACCGACCCGTCGC
Protein-coding sequences here:
- a CDS encoding alpha-amylase family glycosyl hydrolase gives rise to the protein MHEPGPPRFVHAGESVELAPRRPTPDADFSWRVRDRPADSEAGVGDGAVVHLEPDEPGVYELELHAPDGTHRQTVRAFPDPRREARFSLPVSDLSVPEAEITAVSLTGLFNDYTLGRDRMVREGDEFVAEYALPPGDHEGICVVNDDFEHSHTVDVSVPGAGRPRVHLDGRVEDGTLVVTARAEAAPAGSDPEVEFWLDDRDDLSESAVETSGPELRAPVAALPDRARIHAVAVAERHSVADTLVVETGADESVEGSESADESEADSGNVAVSRPNDPPEWAEEATVYQIFVRRFAGETVETTFEEIERRVPYLESLDVDCLWLTPVVGGPTDHGYHVTDYFDTAADLGTRAEFESLVETLREAGVRVVFDLVINHTSRDHPAFQMHSAGVPEYADHYERVPADPAESARDATDTDDVDWAGEGAPGYYFNWTRIPNLNYDSLAVREWMLDVVEEWAPLVDGYRADVAWGVPHGFWKEVRERLKDAESEFLLLDETIPRDPQFHENEFDAHYDTALYGALREVGRGEAPAEVLFDALEANHREGFPESSLLLRYVENHDETRYVEECDEAALRAAAAATFTLPGAPMIYYGQERGVADQRGEMKWYDGDSDLTAHHRRLSELRSERSVLRRGDVERVEREFVRRADGDRPGDGDRPVDADQPADADRLADDRTGGGRDDRTPDPTVAYARDDGDSRVVVVLNFGAESREVALGEPVGTTDLLTGESVAAGDGVEVADAVVLECER